One stretch of Alcaligenes aquatilis DNA includes these proteins:
- a CDS encoding putative Na+/H+ antiporter: MASPLEYVATALFAIAIVHTFSVPVFARLANKGGSHAGLWHMLSEVEAVFGVWACVLVAYMAVFVDLQSAIEYLESRNFTEPMFVFAIMVVAASRPILELVNKIVSVLARAVPVSNQISTYFITISVVPLVGSLITEPAAMTLAALLLHKAYFRHQGHAGFKYLTVGVLFVNVSIGGVLTAYAAPPVLMVASTFGWDSAFMATHFGWRAILAVLINATLVTLICRKALLEMGQGMPEPSQTQRPVPIGVMAVHVAFLIAVVLGAHHPIVFMALLMLFIGYAHSYKHYQNPLLVREGLMVGFFLAGLVVLGGLQKWWLQDLLGGLSPTVLFWGATALTAVTDNAALTYLGSLVEGTSDIWRYMLVAGAVTGGGLTVIANAPNPAGFSILKGSFPDGAISPLRLLLSAAAPTLIAACLFLI, from the coding sequence ATGGCTTCTCCTCTTGAGTATGTTGCAACGGCGCTGTTTGCCATTGCCATCGTCCACACCTTCTCGGTTCCGGTGTTTGCACGCTTGGCCAATAAAGGCGGCAGCCATGCAGGGCTATGGCACATGTTGTCCGAGGTCGAAGCCGTGTTTGGCGTCTGGGCCTGTGTGCTGGTGGCTTATATGGCCGTTTTTGTGGACTTGCAGTCGGCCATCGAGTATTTGGAGAGCCGCAACTTTACCGAGCCCATGTTCGTGTTTGCGATTATGGTGGTTGCCGCCAGCCGCCCGATTCTGGAGCTGGTGAACAAGATCGTGTCGGTGCTGGCACGAGCGGTACCCGTGTCGAACCAGATTTCCACCTACTTCATCACCATTTCCGTGGTGCCGTTGGTGGGTTCCCTGATTACCGAGCCCGCTGCCATGACCTTGGCGGCTTTGCTGCTGCATAAGGCGTATTTCCGCCATCAAGGCCATGCCGGTTTCAAGTATTTGACCGTGGGTGTGCTGTTTGTGAACGTGTCCATTGGCGGCGTCTTGACCGCGTATGCGGCACCGCCTGTCCTGATGGTTGCCAGCACGTTTGGCTGGGACAGCGCCTTTATGGCAACGCATTTTGGTTGGCGCGCTATTTTGGCCGTCTTGATCAATGCCACTTTGGTCACACTGATTTGCCGTAAAGCTTTGCTGGAAATGGGGCAGGGCATGCCCGAGCCCAGCCAAACCCAACGCCCGGTACCGATTGGTGTCATGGCGGTTCACGTGGCTTTCCTGATAGCGGTTGTGCTCGGTGCGCATCACCCCATTGTGTTCATGGCGTTGCTGATGCTGTTCATTGGTTATGCCCATTCGTACAAGCATTACCAGAACCCCTTGCTGGTGCGCGAAGGTCTGATGGTTGGTTTCTTTCTGGCCGGTCTGGTGGTGCTGGGTGGTTTGCAAAAATGGTGGTTGCAGGATTTGCTGGGCGGCCTGTCGCCGACGGTGCTGTTCTGGGGTGCAACGGCCTTGACCGCTGTGACCGATAATGCTGCCTTGACCTATCTGGGCTCTTTGGTTGAAGGTACGTCGGACATTTGGCGATACATGCTGGTGGCAGGTGCTGTAACCGGCGGTGGCTTGACCGTGATTGCCAATGCACCGAACCCCGCTGGCTTTTCCATTTTGAAAGGCAGCTTCCCGGACGGGGCCATCTCACCCCTGCGCCTGCTGCTTAGCGCCGCAGCACCGACCTTGATTGCTGCCTGCCTATTTTTGATCTAA
- a CDS encoding FmdB family zinc ribbon protein, producing the protein MSDPVLEVCPECNQPTFTKQVTAAGFQLKGTGWYVTDFRNQGGSKSADSGATSTPAPAATPTSSSSS; encoded by the coding sequence ATGTCGGACCCCGTTTTAGAGGTTTGTCCAGAATGTAATCAGCCTACCTTTACCAAACAGGTAACGGCGGCAGGATTCCAGCTCAAGGGTACGGGCTGGTATGTAACGGATTTTCGTAACCAGGGTGGCAGCAAGTCCGCAGACAGTGGCGCTACGTCCACGCCTGCGCCTGCGGCGACACCCACGTCCTCATCGTCCAGCTAA
- a CDS encoding DUF502 domain-containing protein, whose amino-acid sequence MRPFKRYFVTGLLIWVPLVITVWVMTLLIETLESVVPEFLSSQALFGLRIPGFRIVLVLAVLFGTGLLAANYLGRAVVDRWELLLGRIPLVRSIYNSVKQVSDTVLAPDGQAFREAVLVQYPRAGSWTIAFLTGVPGGQVAQILGDDFVSVYVPTTPNPTSGFFLMMPRADVHKLDMTVDAALKYIVSMGVVGPAESIALPPVSDQSEGTPPLAGT is encoded by the coding sequence ATGCGCCCCTTCAAGCGTTATTTCGTCACTGGCCTGCTCATTTGGGTGCCCTTGGTCATCACCGTCTGGGTGATGACTTTGCTGATCGAAACGCTGGAGAGCGTGGTACCGGAGTTTCTGTCTTCGCAGGCCCTGTTCGGCCTGCGAATTCCCGGCTTTAGAATTGTGCTGGTGCTGGCGGTCTTGTTTGGTACGGGTTTACTGGCGGCCAATTACCTGGGCCGTGCAGTGGTGGATCGTTGGGAATTGCTACTTGGGCGTATTCCTTTGGTGCGTTCCATTTATAATTCGGTCAAGCAAGTCAGTGATACGGTGTTGGCACCCGATGGTCAGGCGTTTCGCGAAGCCGTTCTGGTGCAGTATCCCAGGGCTGGCTCCTGGACCATTGCTTTTTTGACCGGAGTACCGGGCGGACAAGTGGCGCAGATATTGGGAGACGACTTTGTCAGCGTCTACGTGCCCACAACACCCAACCCAACTTCCGGTTTTTTCCTGATGATGCCTCGGGCCGATGTACACAAGCTCGACATGACAGTGGATGCGGCGCTTAAATACATCGTATCCATGGGTGTGGTCGGCCCTGCCGAGTCGATCGCCTTACCCCCAGTTTCTGACCAGTCTGAAGGGACACCTCCCTTGGCTGGAACCTGA
- the aspS gene encoding aspartate--tRNA ligase, whose translation MRTCYTGEVSKEYLGQTVNLFGWVHRRRDHGGVIFIDLRDREGLAQVVVNPDNVQAFEVAERIRNEYCLRITGRVQARPEGTVNPDLRSGEIEIVCDEIEILNASVTPAFQLDDDNLSETTRLTHRVLDLRRPQMQNNLMLRYKVAMQSRRYLDDLGFIDIETPMLTKSTPEGARDYLVPSRVNAGEFFALPQSPQLFKQMLMVSGFDRYYQITKCFRDEDLRADRQPEFTQIDCETSFLNEEQIREIFEGMVTHIFRTVQNVELPTFPTMSWTEAMQRYGSDKPDLRVKLEFVDVADLMREVDFKVFSAPANDPSCRVVALRIPGGGAMPRSEIDAYTKFVGIYGAKGLAYIKVNDVASIPEGLQSPIVKNIHVDVLKQLMERTGAQNGDLIFFGADKAKIVNDAIGALRIKIGHSEFGKENGLFEEGWKPLWVVDFPMFEYDEGENRYFAAHHPFTSPKDGHEDLLETDPGKAFAKAYDMVLNGWEVGGGSVRIHRADVQSKVFNALKIGPEEAQLKFGFLLDALQYGAPPHGGLALGLDRLVTLMAGADSIRDVIAFPKTQRAQCLLTQAPSAVDEQQLRELHIRLRAVENK comes from the coding sequence ATGCGTACGTGTTATACCGGCGAGGTTTCCAAAGAATACCTGGGCCAGACGGTCAATTTGTTTGGCTGGGTACATCGTCGCCGCGACCACGGGGGTGTGATTTTCATTGATCTGCGCGACCGTGAGGGTCTGGCGCAGGTTGTCGTCAATCCTGACAACGTGCAGGCCTTTGAAGTGGCCGAACGTATCCGTAATGAGTACTGCCTGCGCATTACCGGCCGCGTTCAGGCCCGTCCTGAAGGCACCGTCAACCCGGATCTGCGTTCGGGCGAGATCGAAATCGTGTGTGATGAGATCGAAATCCTGAATGCCTCGGTCACCCCGGCGTTCCAGTTGGATGATGACAATTTGTCCGAAACTACGCGTCTGACGCATCGCGTGCTGGATTTGCGTCGTCCGCAAATGCAGAACAACCTGATGCTGCGCTACAAAGTGGCCATGCAGTCCCGTCGCTATCTGGACGACTTGGGTTTCATCGATATTGAAACCCCCATGTTGACCAAGAGCACCCCTGAGGGCGCTCGCGACTATCTGGTTCCCTCGCGTGTGAACGCGGGCGAATTCTTCGCATTGCCTCAGTCGCCCCAGTTGTTCAAGCAAATGCTGATGGTCTCGGGCTTTGACCGCTACTACCAGATCACCAAGTGCTTCCGCGACGAAGACCTGCGCGCTGACCGCCAGCCAGAATTTACCCAGATCGACTGCGAAACCTCTTTTCTGAACGAAGAGCAGATTCGCGAGATCTTTGAAGGCATGGTCACGCACATTTTCCGTACGGTGCAAAACGTGGAACTGCCTACGTTCCCCACCATGAGCTGGACCGAGGCCATGCAGCGCTACGGTTCGGACAAGCCTGACCTGCGCGTCAAACTGGAGTTCGTGGACGTGGCTGATCTGATGCGTGAAGTGGACTTCAAGGTCTTTTCCGCCCCAGCCAATGACCCATCCTGCCGTGTGGTTGCCCTGCGCATTCCTGGTGGTGGCGCCATGCCCCGCAGCGAAATCGACGCCTACACCAAATTCGTCGGTATCTACGGTGCCAAGGGCCTGGCTTACATCAAGGTCAACGATGTTGCCTCGATTCCTGAAGGCTTGCAGTCGCCGATCGTCAAGAACATCCATGTTGATGTTCTGAAGCAGTTGATGGAGCGCACGGGCGCCCAGAACGGCGACCTGATCTTTTTTGGTGCGGACAAGGCCAAGATCGTCAACGACGCGATCGGTGCCCTGCGTATCAAGATCGGTCACAGCGAGTTTGGTAAAGAGAACGGTCTGTTTGAGGAAGGCTGGAAGCCTCTGTGGGTGGTGGACTTCCCCATGTTCGAATACGACGAGGGCGAAAACCGTTACTTTGCGGCTCATCACCCCTTCACCAGCCCCAAAGACGGCCATGAAGACCTGTTGGAAACCGATCCCGGCAAGGCCTTTGCCAAGGCATACGACATGGTGCTGAACGGTTGGGAAGTGGGCGGCGGTTCGGTCCGTATCCACCGTGCCGACGTTCAAAGCAAGGTGTTCAATGCCTTGAAGATCGGTCCTGAAGAAGCACAACTGAAGTTCGGCTTCCTGCTCGACGCGCTGCAATACGGTGCGCCTCCACATGGCGGTCTGGCTCTGGGCCTGGATCGTCTGGTCACCTTGATGGCCGGTGCCGATTCGATTCGTGATGTGATTGCTTTCCCCAAGACACAGCGTGCTCAGTGTCTGCTGACCCAGGCCCCATCGGCTGTGGATGAGCAGCAACTGCGTGAGTTGCATATTCGTCTGCGGGCTGTTGAAAACAAGTAA
- a CDS encoding endonuclease/exonuclease/phosphatase family protein, giving the protein MSVIRVVSYNIHKGRSASGKRESLADLRLGLYGLSPDLLFLQEVQGRNQLQGSLDAQHESLAAALRMNTAYGCNVVRPHTDHGNALLSRFPILQYENQDISDHRMEQRGLLHAVVDVGGRPVHCIVVHLGLFNSGRVRQVQALLDRIKRIVPADEPLLIAGDFNDWNNRLAPIFVQQLNLYEVFSFSPRGQADNRFRLRQPIKWLRTMRKSGLVVPDQGIQLGVNGAARMTPPPRTFPAAFPWLRLDRVYQRGFAVRNARVLVGDPWKQLSDHAPILTELELP; this is encoded by the coding sequence GTGTCAGTGATTCGGGTAGTCAGCTACAACATTCACAAAGGCCGTTCGGCTTCTGGCAAACGGGAGTCTTTGGCGGATCTGCGCCTGGGACTTTACGGATTGTCTCCCGACTTGTTGTTTTTGCAGGAAGTGCAGGGGCGTAACCAACTGCAAGGCAGTCTGGACGCCCAGCACGAATCGCTGGCCGCTGCCTTGCGCATGAATACGGCTTATGGGTGCAACGTGGTTCGTCCTCATACGGATCACGGCAACGCCTTGCTGTCGCGCTTTCCCATTTTGCAGTACGAAAACCAGGACATCTCCGACCATCGTATGGAACAGCGCGGTTTGCTCCATGCGGTTGTTGATGTTGGCGGCCGTCCGGTGCATTGCATTGTGGTTCATCTGGGCCTGTTCAACAGTGGCCGGGTTCGCCAGGTTCAGGCCTTGCTCGATCGTATCAAGCGCATTGTCCCTGCGGACGAACCCTTGTTGATCGCGGGCGATTTCAACGACTGGAATAACCGTCTGGCGCCTATCTTTGTGCAGCAATTGAATCTGTACGAAGTGTTTTCCTTCTCGCCTCGCGGTCAGGCCGATAACCGTTTCCGCTTGCGCCAGCCCATCAAATGGCTGCGTACCATGCGTAAAAGCGGGCTGGTTGTGCCGGACCAAGGCATCCAACTGGGTGTCAATGGTGCTGCACGCATGACACCCCCACCTCGTACTTTCCCCGCAGCATTTCCCTGGTTACGGCTGGATCGTGTCTATCAGCGTGGTTTTGCAGTGCGTAATGCCCGCGTGCTGGTGGGAGACCCCTGGAAGCAGTTGTCCGATCATGCCCCTATCCTGACCGAGCTGGAGCTGCCGTAA
- the clsB gene encoding cardiolipin synthase ClsB, translating into MPSLKRDPLWHEGNQITLLQNGQEFFPAICEAIDQARKRLHLETYIFNLDDSGHCVLDALRRASERGVRVRVVIDGFGSDVHALQIAEQLKAMRARYRIYRPKPQGWREPRLSLRRLRRLHRKMLVVDERIGFVGGINILDDFDDVPLINGQGMPRFDFAVRCEGPIVDDMVRAQQALWLRMAWRRRKDWDSFTQRFTLWREWRKRRQQRKKAEQAGQVFEGIRATLLLRDNVRHRQQIEQAYLQLLCKAKEQVILANAYFFPGRTLRRHIEQAAERGVRVRLLLQGHAEYFLQYRACRFMYGQLLDHGIELYEYKASYLHAKVAVIDDYSMVGSSNLDPFSLLLAREANVLIQDQPFTQNLQTKLEYEIEHNAARVYPEQYQRLGVFSRLVDYLAYGMLRLGVLLTGKSSLY; encoded by the coding sequence ATGCCGAGTCTGAAGCGCGATCCACTTTGGCACGAAGGTAATCAAATCACCTTGCTGCAAAATGGCCAGGAGTTTTTTCCGGCTATCTGCGAAGCCATCGATCAGGCCAGAAAGCGTCTGCATCTGGAAACCTATATCTTCAATCTGGACGATAGTGGTCACTGTGTTTTGGACGCCTTGCGTCGAGCCAGTGAGCGCGGTGTGCGCGTACGCGTGGTAATTGATGGCTTTGGCAGCGATGTGCATGCCTTGCAAATTGCCGAGCAGTTAAAGGCCATGCGTGCGCGCTACCGGATTTATCGCCCCAAGCCGCAAGGGTGGCGCGAACCCCGCCTGTCCTTGCGACGCCTGCGCAGACTGCACCGGAAAATGCTGGTGGTCGATGAGCGCATTGGTTTTGTGGGTGGCATTAATATTCTGGATGACTTTGATGATGTGCCCTTGATCAATGGGCAGGGCATGCCGCGTTTTGATTTCGCCGTGCGCTGTGAAGGGCCGATTGTCGATGACATGGTGCGGGCGCAGCAGGCTTTATGGCTGCGTATGGCCTGGCGCAGACGCAAGGATTGGGACAGCTTCACCCAGCGTTTCACCTTGTGGCGCGAATGGCGCAAGCGCCGTCAGCAGCGCAAGAAGGCGGAGCAGGCCGGCCAGGTCTTTGAAGGCATACGGGCCACTTTGTTGCTGCGGGATAATGTGCGCCATCGTCAGCAAATTGAGCAGGCTTATTTGCAGTTGTTGTGCAAGGCGAAAGAGCAGGTCATTTTGGCCAATGCCTATTTTTTTCCGGGCCGCACCTTGCGACGGCATATTGAGCAAGCCGCCGAACGTGGTGTGCGAGTACGCTTGTTGTTGCAAGGCCATGCCGAATATTTCCTGCAATATCGGGCCTGTAGATTCATGTATGGGCAGTTGCTGGATCATGGCATTGAGCTGTATGAGTACAAGGCCAGCTATCTGCATGCCAAAGTAGCCGTCATCGATGACTACTCCATGGTGGGCTCGTCCAATCTGGATCCGTTCAGCCTGCTCCTGGCGCGTGAGGCCAATGTGCTGATTCAGGATCAGCCATTTACCCAGAATTTGCAGACCAAGCTGGAGTACGAGATCGAACACAATGCTGCCAGAGTCTACCCGGAGCAATATCAGCGTCTGGGGGTGTTCAGCCGGCTGGTTGATTACCTGGCCTATGGTATGTTGCGCCTGGGCGTGCTGCTGACGGGTAAATCGTCTTTGTATTGA
- a CDS encoding S-(hydroxymethyl)glutathione dehydrogenase/class III alcohol dehydrogenase codes for MKTRAAVAWKAGAPLTIEEVDLAGPKAGEVLVEIKATGICHTDYYTLSGADPEGLFPAILGHEGAGVVLDVGAGVTSLRPGDHVIPLYTPECRQCKSCLSRKTNLCTAIRSTQGKGLMPDGTSRFSIGGKPVHHYMGTSTFANHIVVPEIALAKIRNDAPFDKVCYIGCGVTTGLGAVLFTAKVEAGANVVVFGLGGIGLNVIQGAKMVGAGKIIGVDINPEREAMARQFGMTDFVNPNDVENVVDHIIQLTDGGADYSFECIGNTKVMRQALECCHRGWGQSIIIGVAEAGAEISTRPFQLVTGREWKGSAFGGARGRTDVPKIVDWYMDGKINIDDLITHTLPLERINEGFDLMNAGKSIRSVVMY; via the coding sequence ATGAAAACACGTGCAGCAGTTGCCTGGAAAGCGGGCGCACCGCTAACGATTGAAGAGGTCGATCTGGCAGGTCCCAAAGCGGGCGAAGTGCTGGTCGAGATCAAGGCGACGGGCATTTGCCATACTGATTACTACACTCTGTCTGGCGCTGACCCAGAAGGTTTGTTCCCGGCCATCCTGGGCCATGAAGGCGCAGGCGTGGTGCTGGATGTGGGCGCGGGTGTGACCAGCCTGCGTCCCGGCGATCACGTGATCCCGCTGTACACGCCCGAGTGCCGCCAGTGCAAATCCTGCCTGTCGCGCAAGACCAACCTGTGTACCGCCATTCGCTCTACTCAGGGCAAGGGCCTGATGCCGGACGGAACGTCGCGTTTCTCCATCGGTGGCAAGCCTGTGCACCACTACATGGGCACATCGACTTTTGCCAACCACATCGTGGTGCCAGAAATTGCCTTGGCCAAGATTCGTAACGACGCGCCGTTCGACAAGGTGTGCTACATCGGCTGCGGCGTGACCACCGGTTTGGGCGCCGTGCTGTTTACCGCCAAAGTGGAGGCCGGTGCCAACGTGGTGGTGTTCGGTTTGGGCGGTATCGGCCTGAACGTGATCCAGGGCGCCAAGATGGTGGGCGCGGGCAAGATCATTGGTGTGGACATCAACCCCGAGCGCGAAGCCATGGCTCGCCAGTTCGGCATGACTGATTTTGTGAACCCCAATGACGTTGAAAACGTGGTGGACCACATTATTCAACTGACGGACGGCGGCGCGGATTACTCCTTTGAATGTATTGGCAACACCAAGGTGATGCGTCAGGCGTTGGAGTGCTGCCACCGTGGTTGGGGCCAGTCCATCATTATTGGGGTGGCCGAGGCCGGTGCCGAAATCTCCACTCGTCCGTTCCAGTTGGTGACCGGCCGTGAATGGAAGGGCTCTGCCTTTGGTGGCGCTCGTGGTCGTACCGATGTACCGAAAATTGTGGACTGGTACATGGATGGCAAGATCAATATCGACGATCTGATCACCCACACTTTGCCGCTGGAACGCATTAATGAAGGTTTCGACCTGATGAATGCCGGTAAATCCATCCGTTCGGTGGTGATGTACTGA
- the fghA gene encoding S-formylglutathione hydrolase, with protein sequence MTQTLELLNEHRCFDGWQRYYQHASQTIGLPMRFSVYMPPQLQAGAQKEAASLAEAIGQGRVPVLFFLAGLTCTEETFMIKAGAQRYAAEHGIMLVTPDTSPRGAGVAGEDEGWDLGTGAGFYLDATEPGWNKHYRMESYVTQELFELVTTILPGDASRVGIFGHSMGGHGALTLALRHPGKYRSVSAFAPIAAPTRCPWGEKAFGAYLGQDRQAWEQHDASALMAKTSTPYPAGILVDQGLSDGFLAEQLYPDVFEQACEQAKQPLTLRRHDGYDHGYYFISTFIQDHLNFHAERL encoded by the coding sequence ATGACTCAGACACTGGAACTGCTCAACGAACACCGCTGTTTTGATGGCTGGCAGCGTTATTACCAACACGCTTCGCAGACGATTGGTCTGCCCATGCGGTTTTCTGTGTATATGCCGCCACAACTACAGGCTGGTGCTCAGAAAGAGGCCGCCAGCCTGGCAGAGGCCATCGGGCAAGGCCGTGTGCCTGTGCTGTTTTTCCTGGCAGGGCTGACTTGCACAGAGGAAACCTTCATGATCAAGGCCGGTGCCCAGCGTTACGCTGCCGAGCACGGCATCATGCTGGTCACTCCCGATACCAGCCCACGTGGCGCCGGCGTGGCAGGGGAGGATGAGGGCTGGGATCTGGGCACGGGTGCTGGTTTCTATCTGGATGCCACTGAACCGGGCTGGAACAAGCATTACCGCATGGAAAGCTATGTGACCCAGGAGCTGTTTGAGCTGGTCACGACCATCCTGCCCGGTGATGCCAGCCGTGTGGGTATTTTTGGTCATTCCATGGGCGGTCATGGTGCCTTGACGCTGGCGTTGCGCCATCCCGGCAAGTACCGCTCCGTGTCGGCCTTTGCGCCTATTGCTGCGCCAACCCGCTGCCCCTGGGGTGAAAAAGCCTTTGGTGCCTACTTGGGTCAGGATCGTCAGGCCTGGGAACAGCACGACGCCAGCGCCTTGATGGCCAAGACCAGCACGCCGTATCCTGCCGGAATTTTGGTGGATCAGGGTTTGAGCGACGGTTTTCTGGCCGAACAACTGTATCCGGACGTATTCGAGCAGGCGTGCGAGCAGGCCAAACAGCCTTTGACCCTGCGCCGTCACGACGGCTATGACCATGGCTACTACTTCATCTCGACCTTCATTCAGGACCATCTGAATTTCCACGCCGAGCGACTGTGA
- the rpoH gene encoding RNA polymerase sigma factor RpoH yields MTQQANALALASGNELVAAVSNPGALGTIEAYISAVNRLPMLSAERETELGQRLRDQDDLDAARELILSHLRLVVSIARQYLGYGLPHADLIQEGNVGLMKAVKRFDPERGVRLVSFAVHWIKAEIHEYVVRNWRMVKVATTKAQRKLFFNLRRMRPDGQTLDTAQVDAIARELDVRPQDVSEMEVRLSGHDMALEAPTNDDDDHFAPISYLSDEGQEEPSRVLERRAQDMLEGSGLEEAIDTLDERSQRIVRARWLQDDGGATLHDLAAEFGVSAERIRQIEVAAFKKLRVALAAAV; encoded by the coding sequence ATGACACAACAAGCGAACGCTTTGGCCCTGGCGTCTGGTAATGAACTCGTCGCCGCCGTGTCTAATCCAGGCGCACTGGGGACGATCGAAGCGTATATTTCTGCTGTTAACCGTCTGCCCATGCTCAGCGCCGAACGCGAAACCGAGCTGGGTCAGCGCCTGCGCGACCAGGATGACCTGGATGCTGCGCGCGAACTGATTTTGTCGCACCTGCGTCTGGTGGTGTCCATTGCCCGCCAGTACCTGGGTTACGGCTTGCCGCATGCCGACCTGATTCAGGAAGGGAACGTGGGCCTGATGAAGGCCGTCAAACGCTTTGACCCAGAACGCGGTGTGCGTCTGGTGTCGTTTGCCGTGCATTGGATCAAGGCCGAAATTCATGAATACGTCGTGCGCAACTGGCGCATGGTGAAAGTGGCTACCACCAAGGCCCAACGCAAACTGTTTTTCAATCTGCGCCGCATGCGTCCGGACGGACAAACGCTGGATACGGCTCAGGTAGACGCGATTGCGCGTGAACTCGATGTGCGTCCACAGGACGTCAGCGAGATGGAAGTGCGTCTGTCCGGTCACGATATGGCTCTGGAAGCCCCGACTAATGACGACGATGACCATTTCGCGCCTATTTCTTACCTGTCCGACGAAGGGCAGGAGGAACCCTCGCGTGTGCTGGAACGTCGTGCTCAGGACATGCTGGAAGGCAGCGGCCTGGAAGAAGCGATCGACACGCTGGACGAGCGTTCGCAGCGCATTGTGCGCGCCCGCTGGTTGCAGGACGATGGTGGCGCGACCTTGCACGATCTGGCTGCCGAATTCGGCGTGTCGGCAGAGCGTATCCGTCAGATCGAAGTGGCTGCATTCAAGAAGCTGCGTGTCGCTTTGGCGGCAGCAGTTTAA